One genomic region from Microcella humidisoli encodes:
- a CDS encoding phytoene desaturase family protein, whose translation MTTSASPDVDAVVVGAGPNGLVAAVRLAEAGLRVLVLEAAEHPGGGLRSAELTLPGFVHDLGATVHALGLASPAIRALDLQADRDGHSGLELVHPPTPLGHAIDAGRSALLHRSIDATAEGLGRDGRAWRGMLARLSTNWPGLAASVLDPTRLPPHDLGALLGFGARGLWPASLVERTVFRDEPARALFAGLAAHAAVPLGQPLTTGIGLMLGGLAHGVGWPVARGGSQSVAHALVARLLALGGELRTGHRVTSLAELPSASIVVLDLTPRQVRAIAGDALPARYARRLDRWRYGAGAFKVDWALDGPVPWADPALAGAGTVHIGTAEQVARTEREAARARHVDDPWVLAVQATVADPTRAPAGKHTLWAYCRVPNGSTVDALPAIEAQLERVAPGFRERVLGRHVMGPAALEAWNANLVGGDIGGGATDWRQLAARPSLSLTPWATPVPGLYLCSSSTLPGGGVHGMGGWNAAGAALARLT comes from the coding sequence GTGACCACCTCCGCCTCGCCCGATGTCGACGCTGTCGTTGTCGGCGCGGGGCCGAACGGACTCGTCGCCGCCGTGCGGCTCGCTGAGGCGGGCCTGCGGGTGCTCGTGCTCGAGGCGGCTGAGCACCCCGGCGGCGGGCTGCGCAGTGCCGAGCTGACGCTGCCCGGGTTCGTGCACGACCTCGGCGCGACCGTGCACGCCCTCGGCCTCGCCTCGCCGGCGATCCGGGCGCTCGACCTGCAGGCTGATCGTGATGGGCACAGCGGTCTTGAGCTCGTGCATCCGCCCACCCCGCTCGGCCACGCGATCGACGCGGGCCGCTCGGCGCTGCTGCACCGCTCGATCGACGCGACGGCCGAGGGCCTCGGCCGCGACGGGCGCGCCTGGCGCGGGATGCTCGCGCGCCTCTCCACGAATTGGCCGGGCCTCGCCGCCTCGGTGCTCGACCCGACCCGACTGCCGCCGCACGATCTGGGCGCGCTGCTCGGCTTCGGGGCGCGGGGGCTCTGGCCGGCGTCGCTCGTCGAGCGCACCGTCTTTCGCGACGAGCCGGCCCGCGCGCTGTTCGCGGGCCTCGCCGCCCATGCGGCCGTGCCGCTCGGGCAGCCGCTGACGACGGGCATCGGGCTCATGCTCGGCGGCCTCGCGCACGGGGTCGGCTGGCCCGTCGCCCGCGGCGGCTCGCAGTCGGTCGCCCACGCGCTCGTCGCTCGCCTGCTCGCGCTCGGCGGCGAGCTGCGCACGGGTCACCGCGTCACGTCGCTCGCCGAGCTGCCGAGCGCGAGCATCGTCGTGCTCGACCTCACCCCTCGGCAGGTGCGCGCGATCGCGGGCGACGCCTTGCCCGCGCGCTACGCCCGCCGCCTCGACCGCTGGCGGTACGGCGCCGGGGCGTTCAAGGTCGACTGGGCGCTCGACGGCCCCGTGCCGTGGGCCGACCCCGCGCTCGCCGGCGCCGGAACCGTGCACATCGGCACGGCCGAGCAGGTGGCTCGCACCGAGCGCGAGGCCGCGCGCGCCCGGCACGTCGACGACCCCTGGGTGCTCGCCGTGCAGGCGACGGTCGCCGACCCCACGCGCGCGCCCGCCGGCAAGCACACGCTGTGGGCCTACTGCCGGGTGCCCAATGGCTCGACCGTGGATGCTCTGCCCGCGATCGAGGCCCAACTCGAGCGCGTCGCCCCGGGGTTCCGCGAGCGCGTGCTCGGGCGGCACGTCATGGGCCCGGCCGCCCTCGAGGCGTGGAACGCCAACCTGGTCGGCGGCGACATCGGCGGCGGCGCGACCGACTGGCGGCAGCTCGCCGCCCGGCCCTCGCTCTCGCTTACGCCCTGGGCCACGCCCGTGCCGGGGCTGTACCTGTGCTCGTCGTCGACGCTTCCGGGCGGTGGGGTGCACGGCATGGGCGGCTGGAATGCGGCGGGTGCCGCGCTCGCCCGGCTGACCTAG
- a CDS encoding ATP-binding cassette domain-containing protein, translating into MTSTPHPADQHPADRHDIIRVEGANENNLKNVSVDLPKRRLTVFTGVSGSGKSSLVFGTIAAESQRMINETYSSFVQGFMPSLARPDVDSLDGLTTAIIVDQERMGANSRSTVGTATDANAMLRILFSRLGEPHIGSPNAFSFNIPSSQTSGTRTTSTGATTVIENETYLGGMCPRCEGMGRVNDIDLTQLFDESKSLLDGALTIPGYTVDGWMVRIFIESGFFDPAKPIRDFTEAERNDFLYKEPVKVKIEKMNMTYEGLVPKIQKSMLSKDVDALQPHIRAFVERAVTFTLCPECEGTRLNAGARSSTINGISIADACAMQISDLAAWAATIDEPSVAPLMANLRRLLDSFVTIGLGYLSLDRPSGTLSGGEAQRTKMIRHLGSSLTDVTYVFDEPTVGLHPHDIQRMNELLLQLRDKGNTVLVVEHKPEAIAIADHIVDLGPGAGTAGGEIVFEGTLEGLRASGTLTGRHLDDRARLKSAVRASTGLLEVRGASSHNLQNIDVDVPLGVLVVVTGVAGSGKSSLIHGSVAHRDGVVAIDQGAIRGSRRSNPATYTGLLDPIRSAFAKANGVKPALFSANSEGACPACNGNGLIFTDLGPMATVSTVCEECEGRRFQASVLEYTLGGKNISEVLTMPVSEAEQFFAAGDATLPAAHAILARLVDVGLGYVTLGQPLTTLSGGERQRLKLATQMGDKGAVFVLDEPTTGLHLADVENLLGLLDRLVDSGKSVIVIEHHQAVMAHADWIIDLGPGAGHDGGRVVFEGTPADLVAARSTLTGQHLAEYVAER; encoded by the coding sequence ATGACGAGCACGCCGCACCCCGCCGACCAGCACCCCGCCGACCGCCACGACATCATCCGCGTCGAGGGTGCGAACGAGAACAACCTCAAGAACGTCAGCGTCGACCTGCCCAAACGGCGGCTCACCGTCTTCACGGGCGTCTCGGGCTCGGGCAAGTCGAGCCTCGTGTTCGGCACGATCGCGGCTGAGTCGCAGCGCATGATCAACGAGACCTACAGCTCGTTCGTGCAGGGCTTCATGCCGAGCCTCGCCCGGCCCGACGTCGACAGCCTCGACGGGCTCACGACGGCGATCATCGTCGATCAGGAGCGCATGGGCGCCAACTCGCGCTCGACGGTCGGCACGGCGACCGATGCCAATGCGATGCTGCGCATCCTGTTCTCGCGGCTCGGCGAGCCGCACATCGGCTCGCCCAACGCCTTCTCGTTCAACATCCCGTCGAGTCAGACGAGTGGAACCCGCACGACGAGCACGGGTGCGACGACGGTCATCGAGAACGAGACCTACCTCGGCGGCATGTGCCCGCGGTGCGAGGGCATGGGGCGCGTGAACGACATCGACCTCACGCAACTGTTCGACGAGTCGAAGTCGCTGCTCGACGGCGCCCTCACGATCCCCGGCTACACGGTCGACGGCTGGATGGTGCGCATCTTCATCGAGTCAGGGTTCTTCGACCCGGCGAAGCCCATTCGCGACTTCACCGAGGCCGAGCGCAATGACTTCCTCTACAAAGAGCCGGTCAAGGTCAAGATCGAGAAGATGAACATGACCTACGAGGGCCTCGTTCCCAAGATTCAGAAGTCGATGCTGTCGAAAGACGTGGATGCGCTGCAGCCCCACATTCGCGCCTTCGTCGAGCGCGCCGTCACGTTCACGCTGTGCCCGGAGTGCGAGGGCACACGCCTCAACGCCGGCGCGCGCTCGTCGACGATCAACGGGATCAGCATCGCCGACGCGTGCGCCATGCAGATCAGCGACCTCGCCGCGTGGGCGGCCACGATCGACGAGCCCTCGGTCGCACCGCTCATGGCCAACCTCCGGCGCCTGCTCGACTCGTTCGTCACCATCGGTCTCGGCTACCTCTCGCTCGACCGGCCCTCGGGCACGCTCTCGGGAGGCGAGGCGCAGCGCACCAAGATGATCCGGCACCTCGGGTCATCGCTCACCGACGTCACGTACGTCTTCGACGAACCGACCGTCGGCCTGCACCCGCACGACATCCAGCGCATGAACGAGCTGCTGCTGCAATTGCGCGACAAGGGCAACACCGTGCTCGTCGTCGAGCACAAGCCCGAGGCCATCGCGATCGCCGACCACATCGTCGACCTCGGCCCCGGCGCGGGAACCGCCGGCGGCGAGATCGTGTTCGAGGGCACCCTCGAGGGGCTTCGGGCGAGCGGCACTCTCACGGGGCGGCACCTCGACGATCGCGCACGGCTCAAGAGTGCGGTGCGGGCATCCACGGGCCTTCTCGAGGTGCGCGGCGCCTCGTCGCACAACCTGCAGAACATCGACGTGGATGTTCCGCTCGGGGTGCTCGTCGTCGTCACGGGTGTCGCGGGCTCGGGCAAGAGCTCGCTCATCCACGGTTCGGTCGCACACCGCGACGGAGTCGTGGCGATCGACCAGGGTGCCATTCGAGGATCCCGGCGCAGCAACCCCGCGACCTACACGGGCCTGCTCGATCCGATTCGCAGCGCCTTCGCCAAGGCCAACGGGGTGAAGCCCGCGCTGTTCAGCGCCAACTCTGAGGGCGCGTGCCCCGCGTGCAACGGCAACGGTCTCATCTTCACCGACCTCGGGCCCATGGCCACAGTGTCGACCGTCTGCGAGGAGTGCGAGGGTCGGCGCTTTCAGGCGAGCGTGCTCGAGTACACCCTCGGCGGCAAGAACATCAGCGAGGTGCTGACGATGCCCGTCTCCGAGGCGGAGCAGTTCTTCGCCGCGGGTGATGCGACGCTGCCGGCCGCGCACGCCATCCTCGCGCGCCTCGTGGATGTCGGGCTGGGGTACGTGACGCTCGGCCAGCCGCTCACCACGCTGTCGGGCGGCGAACGGCAGCGGCTGAAGCTCGCCACGCAGATGGGCGACAAGGGCGCGGTCTTCGTGCTCGACGAACCGACGACCGGCCTGCATCTCGCCGACGTCGAGAACCTGCTCGGCCTGCTCGACCGACTCGTCGACAGCGGCAAGTCGGTCATCGTCATCGAGCACCACCAGGCCGTCATGGCGCACGCCGACTGGATCATCGACCTCGGGCCGGGCGCGGGCCACGACGGCGGCCGCGTCGTCTTCGAGGGCACGCCCGCCGATCTCGTCGCCGCCCGCTCGACGCTCACGGGGCAGCACCTCGCCGAGTACGTCGCCGAGCGGTGA